In Streptomyces sp. NBC_00448, the following are encoded in one genomic region:
- a CDS encoding glycosyl hydrolase family 95 catalytic domain-containing protein, whose protein sequence is MVADTGGSGDPRARMAMRTIGQSQSISGSKLTLTMQPNTTSTLVAAIESSNDSADYQSAADALVDNLTQGNVDDHNASHRGWWNSYWSQSFVQIGDKDVEKSWYGSLYLLGSVSRSGKYAPGLWGNWITGDMNWNGDYHTNYNYQAPFYAALTTNHIAQMDAYDQPVLDWMSRGQQLAQQNGFQGVLYPVGISPNGTSADTNLYNQKSDAVNVASDMVMRYEQTRDATYAAKVYPFLKQVGLFWQNYLTKDSSGTYTITNDAPQEGNAYPQTNSILSLGLVHLLMEGLTDMSAALGQDAGTRATWQDIDAHLAPLPTMTQNGQTVFRETSTGAGWVNDGNDIDIQAVYPGGQVGLDSPAGLVQTARNTVDQLTAAWHGGNAPATFYAAAARVGYDPATILANLHTEAVDNSYPNLAVHHGGGGIENINVTTSGLDEMLLQSFQGDVKVFADWPANSNAKFGDLMADGGFLISSSMADNAVQYVRAVSQKGGDLVVTNPWPGSPVQVYRGGSHAGTVSGTKITLSTSAGETITLARPGTSYATVQAELAQPVKAGSGTTSTSLSTGFESGQPQPTWTDSVDTAGGDVVGVTGINSDSTGPQTGVRSGETSRTGTAALMYSGSAAGSSPHAYLKVYDLSAAPLDIGTAKTLGYWIYPESHATTPWVPAGSTESECVAVDLVFTDGSTLRDSGAVDQNGDQIHPAHQCGRLTPDAWNHVTVDLAAKNSGKRIARVLVGYDHPGGSGGYRGYIDDLSIT, encoded by the coding sequence GTGGTCGCCGACACCGGCGGCAGCGGCGACCCGCGCGCCCGGATGGCGATGCGCACCATCGGGCAGAGCCAGTCGATATCCGGCAGCAAGCTGACCCTGACGATGCAGCCGAACACCACCTCGACGCTGGTCGCGGCGATCGAGAGCAGCAACGACTCCGCCGACTACCAGTCCGCGGCGGACGCGTTGGTCGACAACCTCACCCAGGGCAACGTCGACGACCACAACGCCTCGCACCGCGGCTGGTGGAACTCCTACTGGTCGCAGTCCTTCGTGCAGATCGGCGACAAGGACGTGGAGAAGAGCTGGTACGGCTCCCTCTACCTGCTCGGCAGCGTGTCGCGGAGCGGGAAGTACGCGCCCGGCCTGTGGGGCAACTGGATCACCGGCGACATGAACTGGAACGGCGACTACCACACCAACTACAACTACCAGGCCCCGTTCTACGCCGCCCTGACGACCAATCACATCGCGCAGATGGACGCCTACGACCAGCCGGTGCTGGACTGGATGAGCCGCGGGCAGCAACTCGCCCAGCAGAACGGCTTCCAGGGCGTGCTCTACCCGGTCGGCATCTCCCCGAACGGCACCAGCGCCGACACCAACCTGTACAACCAGAAGTCCGACGCGGTCAACGTCGCCAGTGACATGGTGATGCGCTACGAGCAGACCCGCGACGCGACGTACGCGGCGAAGGTCTACCCGTTCCTGAAGCAGGTCGGCCTGTTCTGGCAGAACTACCTCACCAAGGACTCCTCCGGCACGTACACGATCACCAACGACGCGCCGCAGGAGGGCAACGCCTACCCGCAGACCAACAGCATCCTGTCGCTCGGCCTGGTCCACCTGCTGATGGAGGGCCTGACCGACATGAGCGCCGCGCTCGGCCAGGACGCCGGGACCCGCGCCACCTGGCAGGACATCGACGCGCACCTGGCGCCGCTGCCGACGATGACGCAGAACGGCCAGACCGTCTTCCGGGAGACCTCCACCGGCGCGGGCTGGGTCAACGACGGCAACGACATCGACATCCAGGCCGTCTACCCGGGCGGCCAGGTCGGCCTGGACAGCCCGGCCGGGCTCGTGCAGACCGCGCGCAACACCGTCGACCAGCTCACCGCGGCCTGGCACGGCGGCAACGCGCCCGCCACCTTCTACGCCGCCGCCGCCCGGGTCGGCTACGACCCCGCCACGATCCTGGCCAACCTGCACACCGAGGCCGTGGACAACTCCTACCCCAACCTCGCCGTGCACCACGGCGGCGGCGGCATCGAGAACATCAACGTCACCACCTCCGGCCTGGACGAGATGCTGCTCCAGTCCTTCCAGGGCGACGTGAAGGTCTTCGCGGACTGGCCGGCGAACTCCAACGCGAAGTTCGGCGACCTGATGGCCGACGGCGGCTTCCTGATCTCCAGCAGCATGGCGGACAACGCGGTGCAGTACGTCCGCGCGGTCAGCCAGAAGGGCGGCGACCTCGTCGTCACCAACCCCTGGCCCGGCAGTCCGGTGCAGGTGTACCGGGGCGGTTCCCACGCGGGCACCGTGTCCGGCACGAAGATCACGCTGAGCACGTCGGCGGGCGAGACGATCACCCTGGCCAGGCCCGGCACCTCCTACGCCACCGTGCAGGCCGAACTCGCCCAGCCGGTCAAGGCGGGCAGCGGCACCACCAGCACCAGCCTCTCCACCGGCTTCGAGTCCGGCCAGCCGCAGCCCACCTGGACCGACTCCGTCGACACCGCGGGCGGCGACGTCGTGGGCGTCACCGGCATCAACTCCGACTCCACCGGCCCGCAGACGGGCGTCCGCAGCGGGGAGACCTCCCGTACCGGAACGGCCGCGCTGATGTACTCCGGCAGTGCCGCCGGCAGCAGCCCGCACGCCTACCTCAAGGTCTACGACCTCAGTGCCGCACCTCTGGACATCGGCACCGCGAAGACCCTCGGCTACTGGATCTACCCCGAGTCGCACGCCACCACCCCCTGGGTGCCCGCCGGTTCGACCGAGAGCGAGTGCGTCGCCGTCGACCTGGTCTTCACCGACGGCAGCACGCTGCGCGACTCCGGCGCCGTGGACCAGAACGGCGACCAGATCCATCCCGCCCACCAGTGCGGCCGCTTGACGCCTGACGCGTGGAACCACGTGACCGTCGACCTCGCGGCGAAGAACTCCGGCAAGCGGATCGCGCGCGTCCTCGTCGGCTACGACCACCCCGGCGGCTCGGGCGGCTACCGCGGCTACATCGACGACCTGTCCATCACCTGA
- a CDS encoding MFS transporter codes for MPTDSTTTPATPAAPSAPTARTGATPATGAGATTTATTATTTATPTAPGQQLGARAKLILFVLCAAQFMVALDFSILNVALPVLGADLGMSRANLQWAVTAFALPSGGFLLLFGRIADLYGRRRLFLTGLALFAVASLLATLAWNPAAFLGARALQGLGAAMVVPTGMSLLTTTFPEGPQRERALGISGTLLSLGFTIGVVLGGTLTDAFGWRSTMGLLAGVAVLVLAAAPGLLTESRHPGRPRIDVPGAVTVTGGLLALIYALSTAAQHGFGGADVIVTLVLGPLLLGAFALVESRAAEPMVSLAMLRRRSVAFGNLAGLATFSMMSSVVFLLTLYLQEVRGLSAFRTGLVFGVQGVFAAVTGMTAARVIGRIGARATVLTGLAVQALLTLPLLLLGPGSAGTWLALAAVSLACVGHLLVVVSYGITATSGLPDHEQGLATGLVTSSQQVGMTIGIPLLSALAAARPHFLAGLHLALGVDAAVLAAAALLVAAGLPRTRK; via the coding sequence ATGCCAACCGACTCCACCACGACACCCGCGACGCCCGCGGCACCCTCGGCACCGACCGCCAGGACCGGCGCGACTCCGGCGACCGGCGCGGGCGCCACGACCACGGCCACCACGGCCACGACCACGGCCACCCCCACAGCACCCGGCCAACAGCTCGGCGCACGCGCCAAGTTGATCCTCTTCGTGCTGTGCGCGGCCCAGTTCATGGTCGCGCTCGACTTCTCCATCCTCAACGTGGCCCTGCCCGTCCTCGGCGCCGACCTGGGCATGAGCCGGGCCAACCTCCAGTGGGCGGTGACCGCGTTCGCGCTGCCGTCGGGCGGCTTCCTGCTGCTCTTCGGCCGGATCGCGGACCTCTACGGGCGGCGCCGGCTCTTCCTGACCGGGCTCGCGCTGTTCGCGGTCGCGTCGCTGCTGGCCACGCTGGCGTGGAACCCGGCGGCGTTCCTTGGCGCACGCGCGCTCCAGGGGCTCGGCGCGGCGATGGTCGTGCCGACCGGGATGTCCCTGCTGACCACCACCTTCCCCGAAGGACCGCAGCGGGAAAGGGCGTTGGGGATCAGCGGCACCCTGCTGTCGCTGGGCTTCACCATCGGCGTGGTGCTGGGCGGCACCCTCACCGACGCGTTCGGCTGGCGCTCCACCATGGGGCTGCTCGCGGGCGTCGCCGTGCTGGTGCTGGCCGCCGCGCCGGGCCTGCTCACCGAGTCCCGGCACCCGGGCCGGCCGCGGATCGACGTGCCGGGCGCGGTGACCGTCACCGGCGGCCTGCTCGCGCTGATCTACGCGCTGTCCACCGCGGCGCAACACGGCTTCGGCGGCGCCGACGTGATCGTCACGCTGGTGCTCGGGCCGCTGCTGCTGGGCGCGTTCGCGCTGGTCGAGTCGCGGGCCGCGGAGCCGATGGTCTCGCTGGCGATGCTGCGCCGCCGCAGCGTCGCCTTCGGCAACCTGGCCGGGCTGGCCACGTTCTCGATGATGAGCTCGGTGGTCTTCCTGCTCACCCTCTACCTCCAGGAGGTCCGCGGGCTGTCGGCGTTCCGCACCGGCCTGGTCTTCGGCGTCCAGGGCGTGTTCGCGGCCGTCACGGGGATGACCGCGGCCCGCGTCATCGGCCGGATCGGCGCCCGCGCCACCGTGCTGACCGGGCTGGCCGTGCAGGCGCTGCTCACGCTCCCGCTCCTGCTGCTCGGCCCCGGCTCCGCAGGCACCTGGCTGGCGTTGGCCGCGGTCTCCCTCGCCTGCGTCGGCCACCTGCTGGTCGTCGTCTCCTACGGCATCACCGCGACCTCGGGCCTGCCCGACCACGAACAGGGCCTGGCCACCGGCCTGGTGACCAGTTCCCAGCAGGTCGGCATGACCATCGGCATCCCGCTGCTCTCCGCCCTCGCCGCCGCCCGCCCGCACTTCCTCGCCGGCCTCCACCTGGCGCTCGGCGTCGACGCGGCCGTCCTCGCCGCAGCCGCCCTCCTGGTCGCCGCCGGGCTGCCCCGTACGAGGAAATAA
- a CDS encoding SDR family NAD(P)-dependent oxidoreductase yields the protein MPGVLQDKVAVITGGTSGIGLAIAHRFVREGARVFVTGRDIDRLEAAVKEIGPSATGVRSDVSVLADLDTLYARVREEAGRIDVLVANAGVVADAALGAHTEANVDLTLAVNVKGPLFTVQKALPLLAENASVLVVGSSNSVRPSEQLEVYSASKAAVSNLVHNWSRQSRERRFRVNVLSPGPTRTPGLLGAAGPDVDRFAEAVVPLGRLADAEEIAEAALFLASDASSFVTGAELFADGGYSRA from the coding sequence ATGCCAGGCGTGCTGCAGGACAAGGTGGCTGTGATCACCGGAGGGACCAGCGGGATCGGGCTGGCCATCGCCCACCGCTTCGTCCGGGAGGGCGCACGGGTCTTCGTGACCGGCCGGGACATCGACCGCCTCGAAGCGGCAGTCAAGGAGATTGGTCCTTCGGCCACCGGCGTACGATCCGACGTCTCGGTCCTGGCCGACCTGGACACGCTCTACGCGCGAGTCCGCGAGGAGGCCGGACGCATCGACGTGCTGGTGGCGAACGCGGGAGTCGTCGCGGACGCCGCGCTCGGCGCCCACACCGAGGCGAACGTCGACCTGACGCTCGCCGTCAACGTCAAGGGCCCGCTCTTCACCGTTCAGAAGGCGCTTCCGCTGCTGGCGGAGAACGCCTCCGTCCTGGTCGTCGGCTCGAGCAACAGCGTGCGGCCGAGTGAGCAACTCGAGGTCTACAGCGCCTCGAAGGCGGCGGTGAGCAACCTCGTGCACAACTGGTCCCGGCAGTCGCGGGAGCGCCGATTCCGGGTCAACGTGCTCAGCCCGGGACCCACGCGAACCCCTGGCCTGCTGGGCGCCGCGGGGCCGGACGTCGACCGGTTCGCCGAGGCCGTCGTGCCGCTGGGGCGGCTGGCCGACGCCGAGGAAATCGCCGAGGCCGCGCTCTTCCTGGCTTCGGACGCCTCGTCGTTCGTCACCGGCGCCGAACTCTTCGCCGACGGCGGCTACTCCCGGGCCTGA
- a CDS encoding helix-turn-helix domain-containing protein gives MPSDGTSDPYTDALAFGQRLQVLRNSRGITREQLGGLLGLTGSWVKAVESGRLKTPKLEVILRIAEILRVRNLADLAGNQAPPVELFAGPGHPRLAAVKAAVDAYPVGSQHEAPPTAHLRARLDRAWASRHRSPNHREVVGSLLPDLIRDAQAAVRQSDRAEERRAAQAILSETYSLCQFFVAYQPDAALLWRVAERGLVAAQESEDPRAIGLAAWLAGQAHRDAGPAHFEAADAVVLESLAYLMPLLPDAPDEVLAIAGALTFEAGYTAARRSETGTAWRYWDQARAMAERLPGEYYDPVTSFSQAIMGAHAVTVAVELHAGGESVRQAAAADAVTIPSRPRRARHRIEEARGFQLDGQPDVALATLEKAYESAPETIKYNGYAKRIVLEETTSKSPDRRRRASQLAVRIGMLAA, from the coding sequence ATGCCTTCAGACGGTACGTCAGACCCGTACACCGATGCGCTGGCGTTCGGCCAGCGGCTCCAGGTTCTCCGCAACAGTCGAGGCATCACCCGTGAGCAGTTGGGCGGCCTGCTGGGTCTCACCGGTTCGTGGGTCAAGGCAGTGGAAAGCGGTCGACTCAAGACGCCGAAACTCGAAGTGATCCTGCGGATCGCCGAGATCCTGCGGGTCCGAAATCTGGCGGACCTCGCCGGCAACCAGGCTCCCCCGGTCGAGTTGTTCGCGGGACCGGGGCATCCGAGACTGGCCGCTGTGAAGGCTGCTGTGGATGCCTACCCGGTCGGATCGCAGCATGAGGCGCCGCCGACTGCCCACCTGCGAGCCCGGCTCGATCGTGCCTGGGCCTCGCGGCACAGATCGCCCAACCATCGTGAGGTGGTGGGGTCCCTGCTGCCGGACCTGATCCGGGACGCGCAGGCGGCGGTCCGACAGTCCGACCGGGCAGAGGAACGGCGGGCGGCCCAGGCGATCCTCAGCGAGACGTACTCGCTGTGCCAGTTCTTCGTGGCCTACCAGCCCGACGCCGCGCTGCTGTGGCGGGTGGCCGAGCGTGGGCTGGTGGCCGCACAGGAGAGCGAAGACCCGCGCGCCATCGGCCTGGCGGCCTGGCTGGCGGGGCAGGCGCACCGGGACGCCGGCCCGGCCCACTTCGAGGCAGCGGACGCGGTGGTTCTGGAGAGCCTTGCGTATCTGATGCCCCTGCTGCCGGACGCGCCGGACGAGGTGCTGGCCATCGCCGGTGCGTTGACGTTCGAGGCCGGATACACCGCCGCGCGGAGAAGCGAGACGGGTACGGCCTGGCGGTACTGGGATCAGGCCCGCGCCATGGCCGAACGCCTGCCCGGCGAGTACTACGACCCGGTCACGTCGTTCTCGCAGGCCATCATGGGGGCGCACGCCGTGACGGTGGCCGTTGAACTCCATGCCGGCGGTGAGTCCGTCCGGCAGGCCGCGGCGGCGGATGCGGTGACGATTCCTTCCCGCCCCCGCCGCGCCCGCCACCGTATCGAAGAGGCGCGCGGATTCCAGTTGGACGGTCAGCCGGACGTCGCCCTGGCAACATTGGAAAAGGCGTACGAGTCCGCGCCGGAGACCATCAAGTACAACGGCTATGCGAAGCGGATCGTGCTGGAGGAGACCACATCGAAGAGCCCCGACCGTCGTCGGCGCGCCTCCCAACTCGCCGTGCGGATAGGGATGCTGGCAGCGTAG
- a CDS encoding CocE/NonD family hydrolase has translation MTSTSPVTYGTAYAPMRDGTVLRADVYRPPYGHGPWPVLLARCPYGRRDPGILARLAPATAARRCWLVVLQDTRGRFGSDGAWEPLAHEYDDGHDTVRWAAGLPGSDGRVAMYGPSYLGHAQWAAIEAAPPELVAAVPEFTWSDPADGLLARGGARELGLPVQWTLGLGHEVLRRRHAADAVRRRAALAELTRAEGELRAGRWDLAAPATLGLPVPGRVGAPPPRAVPADHTALPPVATLTVAGWHDAFLQGSLDNHVAARAAGHRTALIIGPWTHENQSGRAEPAAPGGVFDFGPHADSAHIDGGGSLLERQLDWLEAVVVHAGVVARTSRDAAEPRNVPEPGAGRARGTHADATALVFVTGAGRWRRFAAWPPPSDPTAWYLHANGELSTRPPSVTGTAGPGRSFRHDPADPVPALGGALLLTEQHPAGPADLRPIEARPDVLVHTSAPLTRPLEIAGRISAVLTVTCTAPIATWVVRLCDVAPDGTSVNLADGITRAAHPVGRPGPAGPAGPAVPPGPIETAVDVDLWSAHHVFRPGHALRVHVAATSYPRWQPEPGSAVQTVVPGASRLVLPSVPAP, from the coding sequence GTGACGTCCACCAGCCCCGTGACGTACGGCACCGCGTACGCCCCGATGCGCGACGGCACGGTGCTGCGCGCCGACGTGTACCGCCCGCCGTACGGGCACGGGCCCTGGCCGGTCCTGCTCGCCCGCTGCCCCTACGGGCGGCGCGACCCGGGGATACTCGCCCGCCTGGCCCCCGCCACCGCGGCCCGCCGCTGCTGGCTCGTCGTCCTCCAGGACACCCGCGGCCGGTTCGGCTCCGACGGCGCGTGGGAGCCGCTGGCCCACGAGTACGACGACGGCCACGACACCGTCCGGTGGGCCGCCGGGCTCCCCGGCAGCGACGGCCGGGTGGCGATGTACGGGCCCAGCTATCTCGGGCACGCCCAGTGGGCCGCGATCGAAGCGGCGCCTCCCGAACTGGTCGCCGCCGTACCGGAGTTCACCTGGTCCGACCCCGCTGACGGGTTGCTCGCGCGCGGGGGCGCCCGCGAACTCGGCCTGCCCGTCCAGTGGACGCTCGGCCTCGGCCACGAGGTGCTGCGCCGCAGGCACGCGGCCGACGCGGTCCGGCGGCGCGCCGCGCTCGCGGAACTCACCCGCGCCGAGGGGGAGTTGCGTGCCGGCCGCTGGGACCTCGCGGCGCCGGCCACGCTGGGCCTGCCCGTCCCCGGCCGGGTCGGCGCCCCGCCGCCCCGCGCCGTTCCCGCCGACCACACGGCGCTGCCGCCCGTCGCCACGCTCACCGTCGCCGGCTGGCACGACGCGTTCCTCCAGGGCAGTCTCGACAACCACGTCGCCGCCCGTGCCGCGGGCCACCGCACCGCCCTGATCATCGGCCCGTGGACTCACGAGAACCAGTCCGGCCGGGCCGAACCGGCCGCCCCCGGGGGCGTCTTCGACTTCGGGCCGCACGCGGACAGCGCGCACATCGACGGAGGCGGCTCCTTGCTGGAGCGCCAACTCGACTGGCTGGAGGCGGTGGTGGTGCACGCGGGAGTCGTGGCCCGGACGTCGCGCGACGCGGCCGAGCCGCGGAACGTGCCGGAACCCGGCGCCGGCCGGGCGCGCGGGACCCACGCGGACGCCACCGCTCTCGTCTTCGTCACCGGGGCCGGCCGTTGGCGCCGGTTCGCCGCGTGGCCGCCGCCGAGCGACCCGACCGCCTGGTACCTGCACGCGAACGGCGAACTGTCCACGCGGCCTCCTTCGGTGACAGGTACGGCCGGGCCCGGCCGGTCGTTCCGGCACGATCCGGCCGACCCCGTACCCGCCCTCGGCGGCGCGCTGCTACTGACCGAGCAGCACCCGGCCGGGCCCGCCGACCTGCGGCCGATCGAGGCGCGCCCCGACGTACTCGTCCACACGAGCGCGCCGTTGACCCGCCCGCTGGAGATCGCCGGGCGGATCAGCGCGGTGCTCACGGTGACGTGCACCGCGCCGATCGCCACCTGGGTGGTGCGGCTGTGCGATGTCGCGCCCGACGGCACTTCGGTCAACCTCGCGGACGGGATCACCCGCGCCGCCCACCCCGTCGGCCGGCCCGGTCCAGCCGGTCCAGCCGGTCCAGCCGTTCCGCCCGGTCCGATCGAGACCGCCGTGGACGTCGACCTGTGGTCCGCGCACCACGTCTTCCGGCCGGGCCACGCCCTGCGCGTGCACGTCGCCGCGACCAGTTACCCGCGCTGGCAACCCGAGCCGGGTTCCGCCGTACAGACGGTCGTGCCGGGCGCTTCCCGCCTGGTGCTCCCGTCCGTCCCCGCGCCCTGA
- a CDS encoding TetR/AcrR family transcriptional regulator yields the protein MPRPRAFDERQVLEQAREQFWATGYAGTRMDDIARATGLGKGSLYGAFGDKGKLFHRVFGDWCTAVVEVAEGRLAGGPDAEALSRLSGYVHLMAENAASDTERRGCLLAKGAAELAQHDPTVAGRSAETVTALLTLLRTEISAAQRHGDIDSAADPERLAALLLTVVRGIEAVGKAGLDPETLRNVADTALAVLPMPEGRKRLADARSPAREN from the coding sequence ATGCCGAGACCACGCGCATTCGACGAACGCCAAGTCCTGGAGCAGGCCCGGGAACAGTTCTGGGCGACCGGATATGCCGGAACCCGGATGGACGACATCGCCCGGGCGACCGGCCTGGGCAAGGGCAGCCTGTACGGCGCGTTCGGCGACAAGGGCAAGCTGTTCCACCGCGTGTTCGGCGACTGGTGCACCGCAGTCGTCGAGGTGGCCGAAGGGCGGCTGGCAGGTGGCCCGGACGCGGAGGCCTTGTCCCGGCTGTCGGGATACGTGCACCTCATGGCGGAGAACGCCGCCTCGGACACCGAGCGCCGCGGGTGCCTGTTGGCCAAGGGCGCGGCGGAACTGGCCCAGCACGATCCGACGGTCGCCGGACGGTCGGCCGAGACCGTGACAGCACTGCTGACCCTGCTGCGGACGGAGATCAGCGCCGCCCAGCGCCACGGCGACATCGACAGTGCTGCGGACCCGGAGCGGTTGGCGGCATTGCTACTGACGGTGGTCCGCGGTATCGAGGCGGTAGGCAAGGCCGGCCTGGACCCGGAGACGCTGCGGAACGTTGCCGACACCGCACTGGCGGTCCTGCCCATGCCCGAGGGGCGGAAACGCCTCGCAGACGCGCGCAGCCCGGCCCGCGAGAACTAG
- a CDS encoding DUF5753 domain-containing protein, with translation MKLWHLAKREAKDRPFLGLAPLEADAVSIQEYAVSAVPYLLQTRAYAEEQLRTARPHSIEKLAGQVAARLGRQERLAGPNPVHYRALIDESVLRRKARDPQTWTGQMERLITAAQQPDVSLQVVPFGTGPHHIRSSLELIVFQDGRTLAYTQSSWSGHLIDEPEDVEALRLAFDLLRDAALTPADSLAVLHGARGEALP, from the coding sequence GTGAAGCTGTGGCACCTGGCCAAGCGGGAGGCGAAGGACAGGCCCTTCCTGGGGCTGGCCCCGTTGGAGGCGGACGCCGTGAGCATCCAGGAGTACGCCGTGAGCGCGGTGCCGTACCTGCTCCAGACCCGCGCGTACGCCGAGGAACAACTCCGCACCGCACGCCCGCACAGCATCGAGAAGCTGGCCGGGCAGGTCGCGGCGCGGTTGGGCCGGCAGGAGCGGCTCGCGGGTCCGAACCCGGTGCACTACCGCGCCCTGATCGACGAGTCGGTGCTGCGGCGCAAGGCGCGTGATCCGCAGACGTGGACGGGGCAGATGGAGCGCCTGATCACGGCGGCGCAGCAGCCCGATGTGTCGCTACAGGTCGTGCCGTTCGGGACCGGACCCCACCACATCCGCAGCTCCCTGGAACTCATCGTCTTCCAGGACGGCCGCACTCTCGCCTACACGCAGAGCAGTTGGAGCGGGCACCTCATCGACGAGCCCGAGGACGTCGAGGCGTTGCGGCTCGCCTTCGACCTGCTGCGGGACGCGGCGCTGACCCCCGCGGACTCGCTGGCGGTCCTGCACGGGGCCCGGGGCGAGGCCCTTCCGTAG
- a CDS encoding helix-turn-helix transcriptional regulator: MTRRARVSPVEAGLPEGGPRRRTPGLRREEVAVLAGVGASWYQWLEQGRDITVSPQVLDAVSRVLRLNGPERRHLYVLAGLNPPLPEPASEIDVCAGLYRLLDGWMPYPAHIMDAYWNIVAFNEASGHAFGFTAEDTNCLVSFFTNPSYRGMVEDADSVAPTVVAQYRAAASEFPDDEGFPRIVAEVSARSPEFAKLWARGDIEPSGQLEKRLAHPVVGTLHFESTQLRLPIRADLIVVMHSPLDADTKSKLAWLATPEGRRGSLTPVRDERAS; the protein is encoded by the coding sequence ATGACCCGGCGTGCCCGGGTCTCGCCCGTGGAGGCGGGCCTGCCGGAGGGCGGCCCGCGGCGGCGTACGCCGGGGCTGCGGCGCGAGGAGGTCGCGGTGCTCGCCGGGGTCGGCGCGTCCTGGTACCAATGGCTGGAGCAGGGCCGCGACATCACCGTATCCCCGCAGGTGCTGGACGCCGTCTCCCGGGTGCTGCGGCTCAACGGCCCCGAACGGCGCCACCTTTACGTACTCGCCGGGCTCAACCCGCCGCTGCCGGAGCCCGCTTCGGAGATCGACGTCTGCGCGGGCCTGTACCGCCTGCTCGACGGCTGGATGCCCTACCCGGCGCACATCATGGACGCCTACTGGAACATCGTGGCCTTCAACGAGGCCTCCGGGCACGCGTTCGGCTTCACCGCCGAGGACACCAACTGCCTGGTCTCCTTCTTCACCAACCCCAGCTACCGCGGCATGGTCGAGGACGCCGACTCGGTGGCCCCCACCGTGGTGGCGCAGTACCGCGCCGCCGCCTCGGAGTTCCCCGACGATGAGGGCTTCCCCCGGATCGTCGCCGAAGTCTCCGCGCGCAGCCCCGAGTTCGCGAAGCTGTGGGCGCGCGGGGACATCGAACCGAGCGGGCAACTGGAGAAGCGGCTCGCCCACCCGGTGGTCGGCACGTTGCACTTCGAGAGCACCCAGTTGCGGCTGCCGATCCGGGCGGACCTGATCGTCGTGATGCACAGCCCGCTCGACGCCGACACCAAGTCGAAGCTGGCGTGGCTGGCCACGCCCGAGGGCCGGCGCGGCTCGCTCACCCCGGTGCGGGACGAGCGGGCGAGCTGA
- a CDS encoding helix-turn-helix domain-containing protein yields MPAYAEEHTGARVLHARKVRGLTRRELSDASSVAYSTLTKVEQGVMPASPSVLGALARASSVPVAELTGQPYLGELRQDQLDGLIEPIREALNVYDLGPDPDISPRAPEEMETDAEEMCALVRATDIKKVAAELPSLIFEATTAAHVSPSERHWRLLASTYRTAYDVTTKLGFFDLCTVALDRMEWAAQHASDPVISGMRQYLRALAYLRASDYRTGQRLIGLGMNTLKQADPGRTRDVLTGQLHLGASVLSGRDKDRDAAEGHLDEAERIAQRTGPAERIHWLSFGPTNVAAHRVSVLAELDLYPEAVQTATAMTVPSDWPLSRRAHHHAEVAWAQMWSGHTEGAFKSLQQARTLAPQQTRYHPIVRETYAGLESARRRMPETFTNFGDWLGN; encoded by the coding sequence ATGCCTGCCTATGCGGAAGAGCACACCGGGGCGCGCGTCTTGCATGCCCGCAAGGTCAGAGGACTGACGCGGCGTGAGCTCTCCGACGCGTCGAGCGTCGCCTACAGCACGCTGACGAAGGTGGAACAAGGCGTCATGCCGGCGAGCCCCTCCGTGTTGGGCGCCCTCGCACGGGCGTCGTCGGTGCCTGTCGCCGAACTGACGGGGCAGCCGTACCTCGGGGAATTGCGGCAGGACCAACTCGACGGGTTGATAGAGCCGATCCGGGAGGCGCTGAACGTCTACGACCTGGGCCCGGACCCGGACATCTCACCGCGCGCGCCCGAGGAGATGGAGACCGACGCCGAAGAGATGTGCGCCCTGGTACGCGCAACCGACATCAAGAAGGTCGCGGCAGAACTGCCGAGTCTGATCTTCGAGGCTACGACGGCGGCGCACGTCAGTCCGAGCGAGCGGCATTGGCGCTTGCTGGCCAGTACGTACCGCACCGCCTACGACGTCACGACGAAGCTGGGCTTCTTCGACCTGTGCACGGTTGCCCTGGACCGCATGGAGTGGGCGGCTCAGCATGCCTCCGATCCGGTCATCAGCGGCATGCGTCAGTACCTGCGAGCGCTGGCCTACCTGCGTGCAAGTGACTACCGCACCGGTCAACGACTGATCGGCCTGGGAATGAACACATTGAAGCAGGCAGATCCCGGACGAACGCGAGACGTCCTGACCGGGCAGCTTCATCTCGGTGCGTCCGTCCTCTCGGGCAGGGACAAGGACAGAGACGCGGCCGAGGGGCACCTGGACGAAGCCGAACGGATCGCCCAACGCACCGGACCGGCCGAACGAATCCACTGGCTCTCGTTCGGTCCCACGAACGTCGCCGCACACCGGGTCAGTGTCCTCGCCGAACTGGATCTGTATCCGGAGGCCGTCCAGACGGCAACCGCCATGACCGTTCCGTCTGACTGGCCGTTGTCCCGGCGGGCTCACCACCACGCCGAGGTGGCATGGGCCCAAATGTGGAGCGGGCACACGGAAGGGGCGTTCAAGAGCCTGCAACAGGCGAGGACGCTGGCTCCGCAGCAAACGCGGTACCACCCGATCGTGAGGGAGACCTACGCCGGGCTGGAGTCCGCTCGGCGCCGCATGCCGGAGACCTTCACCAACTTCGGTGACTGGCTGGGAAACTGA